A region of Stigmatopora nigra isolate UIUO_SnigA chromosome 6, RoL_Snig_1.1, whole genome shotgun sequence DNA encodes the following proteins:
- the sorcs1 gene encoding VPS10 domain-containing receptor SorCS1, which produces MGSDPKRWPHVLGWRTLLLFLALPGARPEITCRSCRLGNVGPARELLLTFGAEESPRDADQGETGSREETPRIRRASGHDTDLADFWRSTKTRRGAEKHFNAVKVPPDDHPGNRRRRRRSEGIGHAVSGDRLRRLGGEERERDRRGGFGFGGGGGVELQLNSSTFALSGDSSHNQAMVHWSGRNSSVILMLTKLFDFNLNSVTESSLWRSTDYGATYQKVNDKVGAKTVLSYLYVSPNNKRKIMLLTDTEVENSLLISSDEGATYQKYRLDFYILSLLFHPEQEDWILAYSHDQKLYSSVEFGRRWQVVHERVTPNRFYWSKMGLDKEPGLIHLETTNAEGQGMYVTCKLRNCTNGNKGKPFPGYIDPNSLVVQDEYVFVQVSTRGKPIYYVSAKRDVFSPMKLPKYTLPKDLHVISTDENRVVAAVREWNQNQTYNLYVSDTSGLYYTLALENVVSSMGPEGNVMVDLYEVAGIKGMFLANNKKDNQVKTHITYNRGRDWSLLQAPSKDLRGNNIHCMPPYCSLHLHLHVSANPYASGNIASRDSAPGIIVASGSFGSELTNANISVYITSDAGNTWRQIFNEDYAVLYLDQGGALVAIRHTPLPIRHLWLSFDEGRQWNKYSFTATPLFMDGMLGEPGEETLIMTIFGHVSHRSEWQLVKIDFRSIFNRRCTKEDYQIWHLHNQGEPCLMGVKRIYRKLKPTSRCVMGKVFSVLVSSGPCDCTEADFECDYGYERRTDGRCAPAFWFHPSAVSKSCTGGSTSFLNSTGYRKVVSNNCTAGVMDEYTGKKQQCSTQAPKGLHLVTDGGTLSAQVGHNVTFLLFLEQGDSAQTSVTLELGDGRALTYSNLSSIENGTKHVYKNAGIYRVTALAKNRLGAETAVLYLHIICPLESIHLSAPFVAVKNKKVNLTAILWPSQVGTVTYIWWIGNNTEPMITLEASLTCAFSQEGISTVTVQVSAGNIILQERRSISVHEYFQSHLLAFSPNLDEHNPDVPEWRMDLSRVLKNSLIQATGVRRDQLLVTVLPGLPTTAEVFLLLDRGLKAVDHKRKSAHLDQLSETLLSALNQNLVQFTLRPGVQVTVYAAHLSAAPLVDSGENHSTSAMLMLLSVVIGGFAVFVIYKFKRKIPGLNVYAQMQNEKEQEVTSPSTPPEAPPSSKRDAVHSVETLDTAFNPQHIGCKKPDVFVKFSRGLPAYVV; this is translated from the exons ATGGGATCGGATCCCAAGCGGTGGCCCCATGTGCTGGGGTGGCGCACCTTGTTGCTCTTCCTGGCCCTGCCGGGCGCCCGTCCCGAAATCACGTGCAGGTCGTGTCGACTCGGAAACGTCGGACCGGCGCGGGAGTTGCTGCTGACGTTCGGCGCCGAGGAAAGTCCCAGGGATGCCGACCAGGGGGAGACCGGGTCCCGGGAGGAGACCCCGCGGATCCGTCGCGCGTCTGGACACGACACGGATCTGGCGGACTTCTGGAGGAGCACCAAGACCCGGCGCGGAGCCGAAAAGCACTTTAACGCCGTCAAAGTTCCGCCTGACGACCACCCCGGCAACAGAAGGCGCAGGAGGAGGAGCGAGGGAATCGGACATGCGGTTTCTGGGGACAGGTTGAGGCGCTTGGGCGGCGAGGAGCGGGAGAGGGACAGGAGAGGTGGCTTTGGTTttggtggtggcggtggcgtGGAACTCCAACTGAACAGCTCCACTTTTGCCCTGAGCGGGGATTCTTCTCACAACCAAGCCATGGTCCACTGGTCCGGACGCAACAGCAGC gTGATTTTGATGCTGACCAAGTTATTTGATTTCAACCTCAACAGTGTGACGGAAAGCTCACTATGGCG CTCCACCGACTACGGAGCCACCTACCAAAAAGTCAACGACAAAGTGGGAGCCAAGACCGTTCTCAGTTATTTGTACGTCAGTCCAAACAACAAAAGAAAG ATCATGCTCTTAACGGACACTGAAGTGGAGAACAGTCTTCTGATCAGTTCCGACGAAGGAGCCACCTACCAAAAGTACCGTCTGGACTTCTACATCCTCAGCCTGCTCTTCCACCCCGAGCAAGAGGACTGGATTCTGGCTTATAGTCACGACCAGAAG CTGTACAGCTCGGTGGAGTTTGGGAGAAGATGGCAAGTGGTTCACGAAAGAGTGACTCCAAATCGTTTTTACTG GTCCAAAATGGGTTTGGACAAGGAACCGGGATTGATTCACTTGGAAACCACAAATGCCGAAGGAC AGGGCATGTACGTCACCTGTAAGCTTCGCAACTGCACGAACGGCAACAAAGGCAAACCTTTCCCAGGCTACATCGACCCCAATTCCCTCGTAGTCCAAGACGAGTACGTCTTTGTCCAG GTATCGACAAGAGGCAAGCCAATCTACTACGTGTCTGCCAAACGAGACGTCTTTTCGCCAATGAAACTGCCAAAGTACACTCTGCCCAAG GACTTGCACGTTATCAGCACTGACGAAAATCGCGTGGTGGCGGCGGTGCGGGAGTGGAACCAAAACCAAACGTACAATTTGTACGTGTCCGACACGTCGGGCCTCTACTACACTCTGGCTTTGGAGAATGTGGTCAGTAGCATGGGCCCCGAAGGAAATGTCATGGTGGATCTATACGAG GTGGCAGGGATAAAAGGCATGTTcttggccaataacaagaaggATAATCAAGTGAAAACCCACATTACGTACAACCGGGGAAGAGACTGGAGCTTGTTGCAGGCCCCCAGCAAAGACCTGCGAGGCAATAACATCCACTGTATGCCG CCATATTGCTCGTTGCATCTTCATCTTCACGTCTCGGCCAATCCCTACGCCTCGGGCAACATCGCCAGCCGTGATTCGGCGCCCGGGATCATCGTGGCGTCCG GTTCCTTCGGTTCGGAGCTGACCAACGCCAACATCAGCGTTTACATCACCTCCGACGCGGGCAACACGTGGAGACAG ATCTTCAACGAGGACTATGCCGTGCTCTATCTGGACCAAGGAGGAGCCTTGGTTGCCATAAGACACACCCCACTTCCCATCAGACACTTGTG GCTGAGCTTCGACGAAGGACGCCAGTGGAACAAGTACAGCTTCACGGCCACGCCCCTTTTCATGGACGGCATGCTGGGGGAGCCGGGGGAAGAGACGCTCATCATGAC GATTTTTGGTCACGTCAGCCACCGGTCGGAGTGGCAGTTAGTCAAAATTGACTTCCGATCCATTTTCAACAGAAGATGCACAAAGGAAGATTATCAGATTTGGCATCTTCACAATCAG GGGGAGCCCTGTCTTATGGGAGTGAAAAGAATCTACAGGAAGTTGAAACCCACGTCCAGGTGTGTGATGGGAAAAGTTTTCTCCGTCTTAGTGTCGTCGGGTCCTTGCGACTGCACCGAGGCTGACTTTGAATG tgattaTGGCTACGAGCGACGGACGGACGGCAGGTGCGCTCCGGCTTTTTGGTTCCACCCATCGGCCGTGTCCAAGAGTTGCACCGGCGGGTCGACGAGCTTCCTCAACAGCACCGG CTACAGGAAGGTGGTGTCCAACAACTGCACGGCCGGAGTCATGGACGAGTACACGGGCAAGAAGCAGCAATGTAGCACGCAAGCGCCCAAAGGTCTTCACCTGGTCACCGATGGGGGGACGCTCTCCGCCCAAGTGGGACACAATGTCACCTTCCTCCTTTTCCTGGAACAG GGCGATTCCGCACAAACAAGCGTCACGCTGGAGTTGGGCGACGGTCGCGCCCTAACTTATTCCAATCTGAGTTCCATCGAGAATGGGACCAAGCACGTCTACAAAAACGCCGGCATCTACCGGGTGACCGCTTTGGCCAAAAATCGGCTCGGCGCGGAAACCGCCGTTCTCTACCTGCACATCATAT GTCCCCTTGAATCTATCCACTTGTCGGCTCCGTTTGTGGCCGTGAAGAATAAGAAAGTCAACCTGACGGCCATCCTGTGGCCCAGTCAAGTGGGAACGGTCACCTACATCTGGTGGATTGGAAATAACACGGAG CCCATGATCACCCTGGAGGCCAGTCTGACGTGCGCCTTTTCCCAAGAAGGAATCAGCACGGTCACCGTTCAGGTGTCCGCGGGGAATATTATTCTGCAAGAGAGAAGATCCATTTCCGTCCACG aaTATTTCCAATCACATTTGCTGGCTTTTTCTCCAAATCTGGACGAACACAACCCGGACGTTCCAGAATGGAGGATGGATCTTAGTAGGGTCCTCAAGAACTCACTTATCCAG GCCACGGGCGTCAGACGGGATCAACTCCTGGTCACGGTCCTCCCGGGCTTGCCCACGACGGCGGAGGTTTTCCTCCTGCTGGACCGAGGACTAAAGGCAGTGGACCACAAGAGGAAATCGGCACACTTGGATCAG CTCTCTGAGACGTTGCTGAGTGCCTTGAATCAGAATCTGGTTCAGTTCACCCTACGGCCAGGGGTCCAGGTCACCGTCTATGCGGCGCACCTGTCAGCTG